From Coturnix japonica isolate 7356 chromosome 1, Coturnix japonica 2.1, whole genome shotgun sequence, the proteins below share one genomic window:
- the LOC107311692 gene encoding uncharacterized protein C3orf20 homolog isoform X1 has product MEPVLTAAVPEAGPIYFFDQMKARMKERDKEISEVSSYCHMLTTNPHPISFTPSLTESRNPFCAEKYTERHEDGFLNDDMQKDPVLHQMSRRSLCKTTTEDSNPKISQCALIPQADKDSPLNTLNKSASANMLQELGEKLQLLAGYQTGLPPELVNVLTCSWRELTEGADCCKRQQKMLSYKSMRSRRSQASEEVKNSILASERKEHEITDIRKEQHKKDFTLPACTTKRERNPEMASNTPPESEAPVVQNDADQSPITVNFSLSSNTGEEQGLTFQLSDSKSEDVHQDLPYMWTPERPKQVQNQIKEQASNLKEVGSEKPIILRHYGDYREETFPRTRKVQAGRTVTSELPYDEAHFPVVKSANTAQRKLHYRLNDGSSFIYYPSEHLAVCQSCCNLPCGGMYTNIFSPSPDHSIVGTFTPFGHGSIYLPNSNTVTMMFNQEGGLVTNKDEETVREWKWPRDGKLAQPVIAQVNEFIAVRIAGRFAISLVYKWQHESVCLSLSPPRGAALPQLEESSKRTELLWRNEVLEATISHVNDISATRELRHLQKKIWSVVVDWLQYYQRALGIGCTRIRKISDRPLRPLRKGTIQSADSLPVTFVMQRSQGKRKENSQAPKSECPLPDQMRLTLPSGMQQEPHSYPYRSALLNSNIKTERLHTTQLSLSKRRNVLNVSNSRNKLWVTSQMACPAVLRRVVTGEEGKTCRCSNHRIPCVTDLEYDHLINNIVAFKEQITVVCVSSSQRKDPSEDEIEQLYERQNKHRSMPCAQGCLDSFRLLKYNITSADAFTDHKGSLLEKRHNVAPGMFLMYIQGKLLFANYIFNGYSKSTKDLQKQIAKTRNDYRMGYSLPADFRFRNGCLFNSTN; this is encoded by the exons ATGGAACCAGTACTTACAGCTGCAGTGCCAGAGGCAGGacccatttatttctttgaccag ATGAAAGCTAGAATGAAAGAGAGGGACAAGGAGATATCAGAAGTGTCCTCATATTGCCATATGCTCACTACAAATCCTCATCCCATCAGCTTTACTCCCAG CCTGACTGAAAGCAGGAATCCCTTCTGTGCAGAGAAGTATACAGAAAGACATGAAGATGGTTTCTTAAATGATGATATGCAAAAAGATCCAGTTTTGCATCAAATGTCTCGTCGTTCCCTGTGTAAAACCACTACAGAGGACTCTAACCCAAAGATCTCCCAGTGTGCTCTGATCCCACAGGCAGACAAGGACTCACCACTTAATACGTTGAATAAGTCTGCATCTGCCAACATGTTACAGGAACTTGgggagaagctgcagctcctggctgggtATCAGACTGGTTTGCCACCAGAACTTGTAAATGTGCTTACCTGTAGCTGGAGGGAACTCACTGAGGGGGCTGATTGCTGTAAACGGCAGCAGAAGATGCTATCATACAAAAGCATGAGATCCAGGAGAAGCCAGGCCTCAGAGGAGGTTAAGAATAGCATTCTGGCATCCGAACGTAAGGAGCATGAAATCACTGACATCAGAAAAGAGCAACACAAAAAAGACTTTACTCTACCAGCCTGCAccacaaagagagaaagaaatcctgaGATGGCATCAAACACACCTCCAGAAAGCGAAG CTCCTGTTGTGCAAAATGATGCTGACCAGTCACCCATCACAGTCAACTTCTCACTTTCCTCCAACACTGGTGAGGAGCAAG GTTTGACTTTCCAGCTTTCTGACTCAAAGTCTGAGGATGTTCATCAGGATCTGCCTTATATGTGGACCCCAGAGAGACCCAAGCAAGTTCAAAATCAAAT AAAAGAGCAAGCGTCCAACCTGAAAGAAGTTGGGTCTGAAAAACCAATTATTCTACGGCATTATGGTGATTACAGAGAAGAAACTTTCCCCAGGACACGGAAGGTTCAGGCTGGCAGGACTGTCACATCAGAGCTACCATATGACGAAGCTCATTTTCCAGTGGTCAAGagtgcaaacacagcacagagaaaactgcACTATAGACTGAATGATGGCTCGTCCTTCATTTA CTATCCATCTGAACATCTTGCAGTttgccagagctgctgcaatCTCCCATGTGGGGGGATGTATACCAACATATTTAGCCCTTCTCCAGATCATTCTATAGTTGGAACTTTCACCCCTTTTGGACATGGCAGCATCTATCTTCCTAACAG CAACACTGTAACCATGATGTTTAATCAGGAAGGAGGTCTGGTGACTAATAAAGATGAAGAAACGGTCAGGGAATGGAAATGGCCTCGGGATGGCAAGCTTGCCCAGCCAGTTATAGCACAG GTTAATGAATTCATCGCAGTGAGGATTGCAGGGCGCTTTGCAATTAGCTTGGTCTACAAGTGGCAACATGAAAGCGTGTGCTTGTCTTTGTCACCGCCACGGGGTGCGGCTCTTCCGCAGTTAGAAGAATCG tcaaaaaggacagagctgctgtggagaAATGAAGTTCTGGAGGCAACCATAAGCCATGTGAATGACATCAGCGCAACCAGAGAGCTGAGACATTTACAGAAGAAGATCTGGAGCGTTGTGGTTGACTGGCTGCAGTATTACCAGAGAGCCCTAG GAATCGGCTGCACACGCATTAGGAAAATATCTGATCGTCCTCTTCGTCCCTTAAGGAAAGGTACAATTCAGTCTGCAGACTCTCTCCCAGTTACCTTCGTAATGCAGAGATCacaagggaagaggaaagagaacagCCAAGCTCCCAAGTCAGAATGTCCTCTCCCAGATCAAATGAGGTTGACTCTTCCATCTGGCATGCAGCAGGAGCCGCACTCTTACCCTTACAG GTCTGCTTTACTAAACAGCAATATAAAAACAGAGAGGCTGCATACGACTCAGCTCAGTTTAAGTAAAAGGAGGAATGTACTGAATGTCAGTAATTCACG GAACAAGCTGTGGGTCACATCCCAGATGGCCTGTCCTGCTGTGCTTCGGAGAGTTGTGAcgggggaggaagggaagacaTGCAGGTGCAGCAATCATCGGATTCCCTGTGTGACAGACCTGGAGTACGATCACCTCATTAACAACATAGTAGCCTTTAAGGAGCAGATTACAGTGGTCTGTGTCTcatcttcacaaagaaaagatcCCAGTGAAGATGAAATAGAGCAGCTGTATGAGAGgcagaacaaacacagaagtaTGCCTTGTGCTCAG GGTTGTCTGGATTCCTTTCGCCTCCTCAAATACAACATCACCTCTGCTGATGCATTTACAGATCATAAAGGTTCCTTGTTGGAGAAGAGACATAATGTAGCTCCCGGCATGTTTTTG ATGTACATTCAAGGAAAGCTCCTCTTTGCCAACTATATTTTCAATGGGTACAGCAAGTCAACTAAAGACCTTCAGAAACAAATAGCTAAGACAAGAAATGATTACCGCATGGGTTACAGTCTTCCGGCTGATTTCAGGTTCAG GAATGGATGCCTTTTTAATAGCACAAACTAA
- the LOC107311692 gene encoding uncharacterized protein C3orf20-like isoform X3, whose protein sequence is MQKDPVLHQMSRRSLCKTTTEDSNPKISQCALIPQADKDSPLNTLNKSASANMLQELGEKLQLLAGYQTGLPPELVNVLTCSWRELTEGADCCKRQQKMLSYKSMRSRRSQASEEVKNSILASERKEHEITDIRKEQHKKDFTLPACTTKRERNPEMASNTPPESEAPVVQNDADQSPITVNFSLSSNTGEEQGLTFQLSDSKSEDVHQDLPYMWTPERPKQVQNQIKEQASNLKEVGSEKPIILRHYGDYREETFPRTRKVQAGRTVTSELPYDEAHFPVVKSANTAQRKLHYRLNDGSSFIYYPSEHLAVCQSCCNLPCGGMYTNIFSPSPDHSIVGTFTPFGHGSIYLPNSNTVTMMFNQEGGLVTNKDEETVREWKWPRDGKLAQPVIAQVNEFIAVRIAGRFAISLVYKWQHESVCLSLSPPRGAALPQLEESSKRTELLWRNEVLEATISHVNDISATRELRHLQKKIWSVVVDWLQYYQRALGIGCTRIRKISDRPLRPLRKGTIQSADSLPVTFVMQRSQGKRKENSQAPKSECPLPDQMRLTLPSGMQQEPHSYPYRSALLNSNIKTERLHTTQLSLSKRRNVLNVSNSRNKLWVTSQMACPAVLRRVVTGEEGKTCRCSNHRIPCVTDLEYDHLINNIVAFKEQITVVCVSSSQRKDPSEDEIEQLYERQNKHRSMPCAQGCLDSFRLLKYNITSADAFTDHKGSLLEKRHNVAPGMFLMYIQGKLLFANYIFNGYSKSTKDLQKQIAKTRNDYRMGYSLPADFRFRNGCLFNSTN, encoded by the exons ATGCAAAAAGATCCAGTTTTGCATCAAATGTCTCGTCGTTCCCTGTGTAAAACCACTACAGAGGACTCTAACCCAAAGATCTCCCAGTGTGCTCTGATCCCACAGGCAGACAAGGACTCACCACTTAATACGTTGAATAAGTCTGCATCTGCCAACATGTTACAGGAACTTGgggagaagctgcagctcctggctgggtATCAGACTGGTTTGCCACCAGAACTTGTAAATGTGCTTACCTGTAGCTGGAGGGAACTCACTGAGGGGGCTGATTGCTGTAAACGGCAGCAGAAGATGCTATCATACAAAAGCATGAGATCCAGGAGAAGCCAGGCCTCAGAGGAGGTTAAGAATAGCATTCTGGCATCCGAACGTAAGGAGCATGAAATCACTGACATCAGAAAAGAGCAACACAAAAAAGACTTTACTCTACCAGCCTGCAccacaaagagagaaagaaatcctgaGATGGCATCAAACACACCTCCAGAAAGCGAAG CTCCTGTTGTGCAAAATGATGCTGACCAGTCACCCATCACAGTCAACTTCTCACTTTCCTCCAACACTGGTGAGGAGCAAG GTTTGACTTTCCAGCTTTCTGACTCAAAGTCTGAGGATGTTCATCAGGATCTGCCTTATATGTGGACCCCAGAGAGACCCAAGCAAGTTCAAAATCAAAT AAAAGAGCAAGCGTCCAACCTGAAAGAAGTTGGGTCTGAAAAACCAATTATTCTACGGCATTATGGTGATTACAGAGAAGAAACTTTCCCCAGGACACGGAAGGTTCAGGCTGGCAGGACTGTCACATCAGAGCTACCATATGACGAAGCTCATTTTCCAGTGGTCAAGagtgcaaacacagcacagagaaaactgcACTATAGACTGAATGATGGCTCGTCCTTCATTTA CTATCCATCTGAACATCTTGCAGTttgccagagctgctgcaatCTCCCATGTGGGGGGATGTATACCAACATATTTAGCCCTTCTCCAGATCATTCTATAGTTGGAACTTTCACCCCTTTTGGACATGGCAGCATCTATCTTCCTAACAG CAACACTGTAACCATGATGTTTAATCAGGAAGGAGGTCTGGTGACTAATAAAGATGAAGAAACGGTCAGGGAATGGAAATGGCCTCGGGATGGCAAGCTTGCCCAGCCAGTTATAGCACAG GTTAATGAATTCATCGCAGTGAGGATTGCAGGGCGCTTTGCAATTAGCTTGGTCTACAAGTGGCAACATGAAAGCGTGTGCTTGTCTTTGTCACCGCCACGGGGTGCGGCTCTTCCGCAGTTAGAAGAATCG tcaaaaaggacagagctgctgtggagaAATGAAGTTCTGGAGGCAACCATAAGCCATGTGAATGACATCAGCGCAACCAGAGAGCTGAGACATTTACAGAAGAAGATCTGGAGCGTTGTGGTTGACTGGCTGCAGTATTACCAGAGAGCCCTAG GAATCGGCTGCACACGCATTAGGAAAATATCTGATCGTCCTCTTCGTCCCTTAAGGAAAGGTACAATTCAGTCTGCAGACTCTCTCCCAGTTACCTTCGTAATGCAGAGATCacaagggaagaggaaagagaacagCCAAGCTCCCAAGTCAGAATGTCCTCTCCCAGATCAAATGAGGTTGACTCTTCCATCTGGCATGCAGCAGGAGCCGCACTCTTACCCTTACAG GTCTGCTTTACTAAACAGCAATATAAAAACAGAGAGGCTGCATACGACTCAGCTCAGTTTAAGTAAAAGGAGGAATGTACTGAATGTCAGTAATTCACG GAACAAGCTGTGGGTCACATCCCAGATGGCCTGTCCTGCTGTGCTTCGGAGAGTTGTGAcgggggaggaagggaagacaTGCAGGTGCAGCAATCATCGGATTCCCTGTGTGACAGACCTGGAGTACGATCACCTCATTAACAACATAGTAGCCTTTAAGGAGCAGATTACAGTGGTCTGTGTCTcatcttcacaaagaaaagatcCCAGTGAAGATGAAATAGAGCAGCTGTATGAGAGgcagaacaaacacagaagtaTGCCTTGTGCTCAG GGTTGTCTGGATTCCTTTCGCCTCCTCAAATACAACATCACCTCTGCTGATGCATTTACAGATCATAAAGGTTCCTTGTTGGAGAAGAGACATAATGTAGCTCCCGGCATGTTTTTG ATGTACATTCAAGGAAAGCTCCTCTTTGCCAACTATATTTTCAATGGGTACAGCAAGTCAACTAAAGACCTTCAGAAACAAATAGCTAAGACAAGAAATGATTACCGCATGGGTTACAGTCTTCCGGCTGATTTCAGGTTCAG GAATGGATGCCTTTTTAATAGCACAAACTAA
- the LOC107311692 gene encoding uncharacterized protein C3orf20-like isoform X2: MEPVLTAAVPEAGPIYFFDQMKARMKERDKEISEVSSYCHMLTTNPHPISFTPSLTESRNPFCAEKYTERHEDGFLNDDMQKDPVLHQMSRRSLCKTTTEDSNPKISQCALIPQADKDSPLNTLNKSASANMLQELGEKLQLLAGYQTGLPPELVNVLTCSWRELTEGADCCKRQQKMLSYKSMRSRRSQASEEVKNSILASERKEHEITDIRKEQHKKDFTLPACTTKRERNPEMASNTPPESEAPVVQNDADQSPITVNFSLSSNTGEEQGLTFQLSDSKSEDVHQDLPYMWTPERPKQVQNQIKEQASNLKEVGSEKPIILRHYGDYREETFPRTRKVQAGRTVTSELPYDEAHFPVVKSANTAQRKLHYRLNDGSSFIYYPSEHLAVCQSCCNLPCGGMYTNIFSPSPDHSIVGTFTPFGHGSIYLPNSNTVTMMFNQEGGLVTNKDEETVREWKWPRDGKLAQPVIAQVNEFIAVRIAGRFAISLVYKWQHESVCLSLSPPRGAALPQLEESSKRTELLWRNEVLEATISHVNDISATRELRHLQKKIWSVVVDWLQYYQRALGIGCTRIRKISDRPLRPLRKGTIQSADSLPVTFVMQRSQGKRKENSQAPKSECPLPDQMRLTLPSGMQQEPHSYPYRSALLNSNIKTERLHTTQLSLSKRRNVLNVSNSRNKLWVTSQMACPAVLRRVVTGEEGKTCRCSNHRIPCVTDLEYDHLINNIVAFKEQITVVCVSSSQRKDPSEDEIEQLYERQNKHRSMPCAQGCLDSFRLLKYNITSADAFTDHKGSLLEKRHNVAPGMFLMYIQGKLLFANYIFNGYSKSTKDLQKQIAKTRNDYRMGYSLPADFRFSS, encoded by the exons ATGGAACCAGTACTTACAGCTGCAGTGCCAGAGGCAGGacccatttatttctttgaccag ATGAAAGCTAGAATGAAAGAGAGGGACAAGGAGATATCAGAAGTGTCCTCATATTGCCATATGCTCACTACAAATCCTCATCCCATCAGCTTTACTCCCAG CCTGACTGAAAGCAGGAATCCCTTCTGTGCAGAGAAGTATACAGAAAGACATGAAGATGGTTTCTTAAATGATGATATGCAAAAAGATCCAGTTTTGCATCAAATGTCTCGTCGTTCCCTGTGTAAAACCACTACAGAGGACTCTAACCCAAAGATCTCCCAGTGTGCTCTGATCCCACAGGCAGACAAGGACTCACCACTTAATACGTTGAATAAGTCTGCATCTGCCAACATGTTACAGGAACTTGgggagaagctgcagctcctggctgggtATCAGACTGGTTTGCCACCAGAACTTGTAAATGTGCTTACCTGTAGCTGGAGGGAACTCACTGAGGGGGCTGATTGCTGTAAACGGCAGCAGAAGATGCTATCATACAAAAGCATGAGATCCAGGAGAAGCCAGGCCTCAGAGGAGGTTAAGAATAGCATTCTGGCATCCGAACGTAAGGAGCATGAAATCACTGACATCAGAAAAGAGCAACACAAAAAAGACTTTACTCTACCAGCCTGCAccacaaagagagaaagaaatcctgaGATGGCATCAAACACACCTCCAGAAAGCGAAG CTCCTGTTGTGCAAAATGATGCTGACCAGTCACCCATCACAGTCAACTTCTCACTTTCCTCCAACACTGGTGAGGAGCAAG GTTTGACTTTCCAGCTTTCTGACTCAAAGTCTGAGGATGTTCATCAGGATCTGCCTTATATGTGGACCCCAGAGAGACCCAAGCAAGTTCAAAATCAAAT AAAAGAGCAAGCGTCCAACCTGAAAGAAGTTGGGTCTGAAAAACCAATTATTCTACGGCATTATGGTGATTACAGAGAAGAAACTTTCCCCAGGACACGGAAGGTTCAGGCTGGCAGGACTGTCACATCAGAGCTACCATATGACGAAGCTCATTTTCCAGTGGTCAAGagtgcaaacacagcacagagaaaactgcACTATAGACTGAATGATGGCTCGTCCTTCATTTA CTATCCATCTGAACATCTTGCAGTttgccagagctgctgcaatCTCCCATGTGGGGGGATGTATACCAACATATTTAGCCCTTCTCCAGATCATTCTATAGTTGGAACTTTCACCCCTTTTGGACATGGCAGCATCTATCTTCCTAACAG CAACACTGTAACCATGATGTTTAATCAGGAAGGAGGTCTGGTGACTAATAAAGATGAAGAAACGGTCAGGGAATGGAAATGGCCTCGGGATGGCAAGCTTGCCCAGCCAGTTATAGCACAG GTTAATGAATTCATCGCAGTGAGGATTGCAGGGCGCTTTGCAATTAGCTTGGTCTACAAGTGGCAACATGAAAGCGTGTGCTTGTCTTTGTCACCGCCACGGGGTGCGGCTCTTCCGCAGTTAGAAGAATCG tcaaaaaggacagagctgctgtggagaAATGAAGTTCTGGAGGCAACCATAAGCCATGTGAATGACATCAGCGCAACCAGAGAGCTGAGACATTTACAGAAGAAGATCTGGAGCGTTGTGGTTGACTGGCTGCAGTATTACCAGAGAGCCCTAG GAATCGGCTGCACACGCATTAGGAAAATATCTGATCGTCCTCTTCGTCCCTTAAGGAAAGGTACAATTCAGTCTGCAGACTCTCTCCCAGTTACCTTCGTAATGCAGAGATCacaagggaagaggaaagagaacagCCAAGCTCCCAAGTCAGAATGTCCTCTCCCAGATCAAATGAGGTTGACTCTTCCATCTGGCATGCAGCAGGAGCCGCACTCTTACCCTTACAG GTCTGCTTTACTAAACAGCAATATAAAAACAGAGAGGCTGCATACGACTCAGCTCAGTTTAAGTAAAAGGAGGAATGTACTGAATGTCAGTAATTCACG GAACAAGCTGTGGGTCACATCCCAGATGGCCTGTCCTGCTGTGCTTCGGAGAGTTGTGAcgggggaggaagggaagacaTGCAGGTGCAGCAATCATCGGATTCCCTGTGTGACAGACCTGGAGTACGATCACCTCATTAACAACATAGTAGCCTTTAAGGAGCAGATTACAGTGGTCTGTGTCTcatcttcacaaagaaaagatcCCAGTGAAGATGAAATAGAGCAGCTGTATGAGAGgcagaacaaacacagaagtaTGCCTTGTGCTCAG GGTTGTCTGGATTCCTTTCGCCTCCTCAAATACAACATCACCTCTGCTGATGCATTTACAGATCATAAAGGTTCCTTGTTGGAGAAGAGACATAATGTAGCTCCCGGCATGTTTTTG ATGTACATTCAAGGAAAGCTCCTCTTTGCCAACTATATTTTCAATGGGTACAGCAAGTCAACTAAAGACCTTCAGAAACAAATAGCTAAGACAAGAAATGATTACCGCATGGGTTACAGTCTTCCGGCTGATTTCAGGTTCAG CAGTTAA